The following proteins come from a genomic window of Nautilia profundicola AmH:
- a CDS encoding nucleotidyltransferase domain-containing protein codes for MNTQIRLNPEEIKIIKNMINKIFGKSDIYIFGSRTDLSKKGGDVDIFVIPQNYENIYEKRIKAKINLKDALFRNVDIVIHKDFNNLIEKEALKGIKI; via the coding sequence ATGAATACGCAAATCAGGTTAAATCCGGAAGAAATTAAAATTATCAAAAATATGATTAATAAAATTTTTGGTAAAAGTGATATTTATATATTCGGAAGCAGAACTGATTTGAGTAAAAAAGGCGGAGATGTTGATATATTTGTAATTCCTCAAAATTATGAAAACATTTATGAAAAACGAATAAAAGCGAAAATCAATTTAAAAGATGCTCTTTTTAGAAATGTAGATATTGTCATACATAAAGATTTTAATAATTTAATAGAAAAAGAAGCGTTAAAAGGTATTAAAATATGA
- a CDS encoding ATP phosphoribosyltransferase regulatory subunit, translating into MILKHDIPQGAKLYFGKEAKIKREIENIAAEVFEILEFEEIVSPFFSYHQLEALDEKELIRFTDEKNRSLALRGDSSIDVIRLVIKRLKSEAKKWFYIQPVFRAPSNEMYQIGAESLGGDLVEILKVNKLIFERLSKDYTLQLSHIKIPQKVAELTGLDIEDIKKMRLYKFKEEWLNKLVSIHKLEDLNNLEVFPEEIAAYLKELKSVAEKHENAIIAPLYVANLRYYTGVFYRFLKDNTIYAKGGEYVVEGERSVGFSIYTDNLLKDING; encoded by the coding sequence ATGATATTAAAACACGACATACCTCAGGGGGCGAAATTATATTTCGGTAAAGAAGCTAAAATAAAAAGAGAAATAGAAAACATTGCGGCGGAAGTTTTTGAAATACTCGAATTTGAAGAAATTGTTAGTCCGTTTTTTTCTTATCATCAGTTAGAGGCGCTGGATGAAAAGGAGCTTATAAGATTTACGGATGAAAAAAACAGGTCTTTGGCACTGAGAGGTGACAGTTCTATTGACGTTATCAGACTTGTTATCAAAAGACTTAAAAGCGAAGCTAAAAAATGGTTTTACATTCAGCCGGTATTCAGAGCGCCGAGTAATGAAATGTATCAAATAGGGGCTGAGAGTTTAGGCGGTGATTTGGTTGAGATATTAAAAGTCAACAAGCTTATTTTTGAGAGACTCTCAAAAGATTACACACTTCAGCTCTCACACATAAAAATACCTCAAAAAGTGGCGGAACTTACGGGACTTGATATAGAAGATATTAAAAAGATGAGACTTTATAAATTTAAAGAAGAATGGCTAAACAAACTCGTTTCAATTCATAAATTGGAAGATCTGAATAATTTAGAAGTGTTTCCTGAGGAAATAGCCGCTTATTTAAAAGAGCTTAAAAGTGTGGCCGAAAAACATGAAAATGCTATAATTGCACCGTTGTATGTAGCGAATTTAAGATATTACACAGGTGTTTTTTACAGATTTTTAAAAGATAACACCATTTATGCAAAAGGCGGGGAATACGTGGTAGAGGGTGAAAGAAGCGTTGGATTTTCAATATATACGGATAATTTATTAAAGGATATTAATGGTTGA
- the tkt gene encoding transketolase — protein sequence MNLRKKMADTIRFLAADMVQKANSGHPGAALGLADIMTVFSEVVNITPHNPEFVNRDRVVFSGGHATPLIYSMLFLWGYDITLDDLKNFRQLGSKTPGHPEFGHTPGIEVTTGPLGQGVANAVGFAKAKKFMSLKFPEINHKVWCFCGDGDLEEGISYEACSLAGKHKLEDLIIIYDSNNISIEGEVSIAFDEDVQKRFESQGFRVLEMNGHDYEDIEKKLNEAKNSDGRPTLIIAKTVIARGAVGLEGSEKTHGAPLGEDVIKKSKEAAGFDPEKTFIVPEDVLVRFRCVKERGEVIEAEFNKKANAGEIKAFFEKDFSKIKWPEFEEGASIATRKSNGEILNAIAKAVPSFLGGSADLAPSNNTILKDEDDFPHGRNLHYGIREHAMAAINNAFSAYGFLPYAATFLVFSDYLRGALRIAALSSHKNYWIFTHDSIVVGEDGPTHQPVEHITSLRAIPNLYVFRPADANENVNAWKAALDIDAPVVFALSRQGLRNISPKDADLSKGAYILREGNSDITLVASGSEVNLAVDVAKRLDARVVSVPCFDLFDEQDEEFKSSLFKGRVIAIEANRAFEWYKYADEVIGMNTFGASGKGGDVYKHFGFDVDAIVERIEK from the coding sequence ATGAACTTAAGAAAAAAAATGGCGGATACGATCAGATTTTTAGCTGCCGATATGGTGCAAAAAGCAAATTCGGGGCATCCCGGTGCGGCTTTGGGGCTTGCTGATATTATGACGGTGTTTAGTGAAGTAGTAAATATCACTCCTCATAATCCGGAATTTGTAAACAGAGACAGGGTAGTGTTCTCAGGTGGGCATGCGACTCCTCTTATTTATTCAATGCTTTTCCTTTGGGGGTATGACATTACTTTGGATGATCTGAAAAACTTCAGACAATTAGGAAGCAAAACCCCGGGACATCCGGAATTTGGTCATACTCCTGGAATTGAAGTAACTACCGGACCTCTTGGGCAGGGTGTGGCAAATGCGGTTGGATTTGCAAAGGCTAAAAAGTTTATGAGTCTTAAATTTCCGGAAATAAACCACAAAGTATGGTGTTTTTGCGGTGACGGGGATTTGGAAGAAGGAATTTCTTATGAAGCATGTTCTTTAGCAGGGAAACACAAACTTGAAGATTTAATAATTATATACGACAGTAACAATATTTCAATCGAAGGCGAAGTAAGTATAGCTTTTGATGAGGATGTTCAAAAAAGATTCGAATCACAAGGATTCAGAGTTCTTGAAATGAACGGGCACGATTATGAAGATATTGAAAAAAAATTAAACGAAGCCAAAAACAGCGACGGAAGACCTACTTTAATTATCGCCAAAACAGTAATAGCAAGAGGAGCGGTAGGGCTTGAAGGAAGTGAAAAAACCCACGGTGCGCCTTTAGGTGAGGATGTAATTAAAAAATCAAAAGAAGCCGCGGGATTTGATCCTGAAAAAACTTTCATTGTTCCTGAAGACGTACTTGTAAGATTCAGATGTGTAAAAGAAAGAGGAGAAGTAATTGAGGCTGAATTTAATAAAAAAGCAAATGCAGGAGAAATTAAAGCATTTTTTGAAAAAGACTTCAGTAAAATCAAATGGCCTGAATTTGAAGAAGGCGCAAGTATCGCTACAAGAAAAAGCAACGGTGAAATTCTTAATGCCATAGCTAAAGCGGTTCCGAGTTTCCTCGGTGGAAGTGCGGATTTGGCACCGTCAAATAATACGATTCTTAAAGATGAAGATGATTTCCCACACGGAAGAAACCTGCATTACGGAATCAGAGAACATGCAATGGCGGCAATTAACAACGCATTCAGCGCATACGGATTTTTACCGTATGCCGCTACATTTTTGGTGTTTAGTGATTATTTAAGAGGCGCTCTTAGAATTGCGGCGCTTAGCAGCCATAAAAACTACTGGATTTTTACTCACGACAGTATCGTAGTAGGTGAAGACGGCCCTACTCATCAGCCGGTTGAACATATTACTTCTTTAAGAGCAATTCCGAATCTATACGTATTCAGACCTGCAGACGCCAATGAAAATGTAAACGCATGGAAAGCGGCACTTGATATCGATGCTCCTGTAGTATTTGCGTTAAGCAGACAGGGGCTTAGAAACATAAGTCCTAAAGACGCGGATTTAAGCAAGGGTGCATATATTTTAAGAGAAGGAAACAGCGATATTACACTTGTAGCAAGCGGAAGCGAAGTTAATCTGGCTGTAGATGTTGCAAAAAGACTTGATGCGAGAGTTGTAAGTGTTCCTTGTTTTGACTTGTTTGACGAGCAGGATGAAGAATTTAAATCGTCTCTTTTCAAAGGCAGAGTAATCGCAATAGAAGCAAACAGAGCATTTGAATGGTATAAATACGCCGATGAGGTAATAGGAATGAATACATTCGGTGCAAGCGGTAAAGGCGGTGATGTATATAAACATTTCGGATTTGACGTAGATGCGATTGTAGAAAGGATTGAAAAATGA
- a CDS encoding pyridoxal-phosphate-dependent aminotransferase family protein yields MILATPGPVEIPYFVRETYLRDTIHHRTPEFKEILLDTLNRFKNITKLPYNVFLSSSGTGAMEAAVINTVKNKALTVNAGKFGERWGKICKAHGIEFSEIKYDWDTPALVDDVIAAIKEDDSIDTFFIQISESAGGLRHPVEEIAAEIKLINPDIIVVADGITALGVEDLDTSNIDIVVGGSQKAFMLPPGLSMLGLSDAAVERIGSGRGFYFNLANEIKKQSEGTTAFTPATGLIIALNEVLKKLEDIGLERHYENTAKRHNAMLAAIEAIGLSIFPQNPARSMAAVYSEKAEEIRKILKNKYEINVAGGQDHMKGKLFRINNMGIIEDNKMAYILNSLELALEELGIRKYDATAVKIYSKEK; encoded by the coding sequence ATGATATTGGCAACTCCGGGACCTGTTGAAATCCCTTATTTTGTAAGGGAGACTTATCTTAGAGATACAATTCATCACAGAACTCCTGAATTTAAGGAGATTCTGCTTGATACTTTAAACAGATTCAAAAACATTACTAAACTGCCTTACAATGTGTTTTTAAGCTCTTCCGGAACGGGTGCAATGGAAGCGGCTGTAATTAATACCGTAAAAAATAAAGCATTAACTGTAAACGCCGGGAAGTTCGGTGAAAGATGGGGTAAAATATGTAAAGCCCACGGTATAGAATTTAGTGAAATCAAATACGACTGGGATACTCCGGCACTTGTTGATGATGTTATTGCGGCCATTAAAGAAGATGATTCAATTGATACGTTTTTTATTCAGATTAGTGAGAGTGCGGGAGGACTTAGACATCCTGTGGAAGAAATTGCCGCAGAAATAAAACTTATAAATCCTGACATTATCGTGGTGGCTGACGGAATTACAGCTCTTGGTGTGGAAGATTTGGATACAAGTAATATCGATATCGTAGTGGGAGGAAGCCAAAAAGCATTTATGCTGCCTCCGGGCCTTTCAATGCTTGGACTTAGCGATGCTGCGGTTGAGAGAATCGGAAGCGGCAGAGGGTTTTATTTTAATCTCGCAAACGAAATTAAAAAACAAAGCGAAGGAACGACAGCCTTTACTCCGGCAACGGGGCTTATAATCGCATTAAACGAAGTACTGAAAAAACTTGAAGACATCGGGCTTGAGAGACACTATGAAAATACCGCGAAAAGACACAATGCAATGCTTGCGGCAATTGAAGCGATAGGACTTAGTATATTCCCTCAAAACCCGGCAAGATCAATGGCTGCAGTTTACAGCGAAAAAGCTGAGGAAATAAGAAAAATACTGAAAAACAAATACGAAATCAACGTAGCGGGCGGTCAGGACCATATGAAAGGCAAACTTTTCAGAATCAATAACATGGGGATTATAGAGGATAATAAAATGGCATATATATTAAATTCTTTAGAATTGGCGCTTGAAGAGCTCGGAATCAGAAAGTATGACGCTACGGCAGTAAAAATATACAGTAAAGAGAAATAA
- a CDS encoding flagellar FliJ family protein, with amino-acid sequence MKTKFDSVVKVKKQKVDAIERNLQKINVSIQNLNTKIEELTKTLLSFTFPKEGNFALLNQIKHQQHIIRDEIQNLKNQIMVLESRKKELLEELKKANIDYEKMKYLQAEEIKKMIKEKKLKESRDLDEIAILLRKNGESE; translated from the coding sequence ATGAAAACAAAGTTTGATAGCGTCGTAAAAGTAAAAAAACAAAAAGTCGATGCTATTGAAAGAAATCTTCAAAAAATAAACGTTTCTATTCAAAATTTAAACACCAAAATCGAAGAGCTTACAAAAACTCTTCTTTCCTTTACTTTTCCAAAAGAAGGAAACTTCGCACTTCTTAATCAAATCAAACACCAGCAGCATATTATAAGAGATGAAATTCAAAACCTTAAAAATCAGATTATGGTTTTAGAGAGCCGCAAAAAAGAACTTCTTGAAGAGCTTAAAAAAGCGAATATAGATTATGAAAAAATGAAATACCTCCAGGCTGAAGAGATTAAAAAAATGATAAAAGAAAAAAAACTAAAAGAGTCAAGAGATTTGGACGAAATAGCAATATTACTAAGGAAAAACGGTGAATCCGAATAA
- a CDS encoding Sua5/YciO/YrdC/YwlC family protein: MNPNKVYLTQTDTTVGFLSQDKKKLNKIKNRPLNQPVLREVDSLETLKRFVRVPGKYKKMLRRAKKTTFIFPNGESYRVVKDERHLEFLKKFKWMYSTSANLHKKRFDEVWAREQADIIVEDKRGLFEGEPSSIFKLSKNKIKRIR; the protein is encoded by the coding sequence GTGAATCCGAATAAAGTTTATTTAACTCAGACAGATACAACAGTCGGGTTTTTGTCACAAGATAAAAAGAAACTCAATAAAATAAAAAACCGCCCCTTAAACCAGCCGGTATTAAGAGAAGTTGACAGTTTGGAAACACTTAAAAGATTCGTAAGAGTTCCGGGCAAGTATAAAAAAATGCTAAGAAGAGCAAAAAAAACCACGTTTATTTTTCCAAACGGAGAGAGTTACAGGGTGGTAAAGGATGAAAGACATTTGGAATTTTTAAAAAAATTCAAATGGATGTATTCAACTTCCGCAAATCTACACAAAAAACGTTTTGATGAGGTATGGGCAAGGGAACAGGCGGATATTATTGTGGAAGATAAAAGGGGATTGTTTGAGGGAGAACCTTCATCTATTTTTAAATTATCAAAAAATAAAATTAAAAGAATAAGATAA
- a CDS encoding polyprenyl synthetase family protein, with the protein MEDFIKKNLIKAPSFHPYYEKALNEMLLAGGKRFRPKLLLSVVKAYEPLLVENAKYAAYAIELIHTYSLIHDDLPTMDNADLRRGHPTLHVTYDEITALLAGDALNTYAFEVLSKSPFSSDVKIELIKILSENAGAGGMVLGQAIDCYFENKKLNLDELKFLHLNKTAKLIAASLQMGAVIVNLDKKLQEKLYNFGIDLGILFQVQDDILDVTMSSEEAGKTTGVDENKNTFVTLLGLDGALKEADVLAQRLKNEISGFDEKLRKELEPILEKYLYRHKEK; encoded by the coding sequence ATGGAAGATTTTATAAAAAAAAATTTAATAAAGGCACCGAGTTTTCATCCGTATTATGAAAAAGCTTTAAATGAAATGTTGTTGGCAGGAGGTAAAAGATTCAGGCCGAAACTCTTGCTCTCAGTCGTAAAAGCGTATGAGCCGCTTTTAGTAGAAAATGCAAAATATGCGGCTTACGCGATTGAGCTTATACACACATATTCATTAATACACGACGACTTGCCTACTATGGACAATGCCGATCTTAGACGCGGCCATCCTACGCTTCATGTAACGTATGATGAAATTACCGCATTATTAGCCGGGGATGCGCTTAATACATATGCGTTTGAGGTTCTTTCAAAATCTCCGTTTAGCAGTGATGTTAAAATTGAACTTATTAAAATTCTCAGTGAAAACGCCGGAGCCGGCGGTATGGTTTTGGGGCAGGCAATAGATTGTTATTTTGAAAATAAAAAACTGAACTTGGATGAACTTAAATTCCTGCATCTTAATAAAACTGCGAAGTTAATTGCGGCAAGTTTGCAAATGGGAGCGGTTATCGTAAATTTAGATAAAAAACTGCAGGAAAAATTATATAATTTCGGAATTGATTTGGGAATTCTTTTTCAGGTGCAGGATGATATACTGGATGTGACAATGAGCAGTGAAGAAGCAGGTAAGACTACCGGCGTAGATGAAAACAAAAATACGTTTGTAACACTTTTGGGGCTCGATGGCGCTTTAAAAGAAGCGGATGTTCTTGCTCAGAGGTTAAAAAATGAAATAAGCGGATTTGACGAGAAACTTAGAAAAGAATTAGAACCGATACTCGAAAAATATTTATACAGACATAAGGAGAAATAA
- a CDS encoding four helix bundle protein, whose amino-acid sequence MRNWKDLKIWQNSHQLVLEIYRILNNFPKTEEYGIISQLKRAVVSVPINIVEGHSRNSNKDFLRFVYISRGSLEEVKYLMLLSKELGYIKHQEYANIENKLSEISYMINSFIKFLKNNSKNHNNLTNQNNPNNFNTKDLH is encoded by the coding sequence TTGAGAAACTGGAAAGATTTAAAAATTTGGCAAAATAGTCATCAGTTAGTTTTAGAAATATATAGAATATTAAATAATTTTCCAAAAACAGAGGAATATGGAATAATATCCCAATTAAAAAGAGCAGTAGTTTCTGTTCCGATAAATATTGTAGAAGGGCATTCAAGAAATTCAAATAAGGATTTTTTAAGGTTTGTTTACATATCAAGAGGTTCATTAGAAGAGGTTAAATATTTAATGTTATTATCTAAAGAATTGGGATATATAAAACATCAAGAATATGCAAATATTGAAAACAAACTTTCAGAAATAAGTTATATGATAAATTCATTTATCAAATTTTTAAAAAACAACTCTAAAAACCATAATAACTTAACTAACCAAAACAACCCTAACAACTTTAACACAAAGGATTTACATTGA
- the galE gene encoding UDP-glucose 4-epimerase GalE has translation MNILVTGGAGYIGSHVVKLLLENTSYSVTVIDSLVTGFESTIGELKKIRNFDFIKADLSKWNEIEKIFKANKFDAIIHFAASLIVPESVEKPLKYYLNNTANTANLVKLANEYGVNKFIFSSTAAVYGEPDISEIGSGIKEDFPANPINPYGQSKLFSEKIIQDTAKANSQFKYVIFRYFNVAGAAPDLSIGQKTKNATHLIKVASECAVGKRDGMYIFGTDYPTPDGTCIRDYIHVMDLADAHIKAVDYLDENESDVFNIGYGKGASVKEVIDTVKKVSGVDFKVETAPRRAGDPAMLIADSSKIKEKMKWQPKYDDLETICKTAYEWEKKLI, from the coding sequence TTGAATATTTTAGTAACAGGCGGGGCGGGGTATATCGGTAGCCATGTAGTTAAGCTTCTATTAGAAAATACAAGTTACAGCGTTACTGTTATAGACAGTTTGGTGACAGGGTTTGAATCTACCATTGGGGAGCTTAAAAAAATAAGAAATTTTGATTTTATAAAAGCTGATTTGAGTAAATGGAATGAAATTGAAAAAATATTTAAAGCCAACAAATTTGATGCCATAATCCATTTTGCGGCAAGTTTGATTGTGCCCGAAAGTGTGGAGAAACCTCTTAAATATTATTTGAATAATACTGCAAATACTGCAAATCTTGTAAAACTTGCCAATGAATACGGAGTAAATAAATTTATTTTTTCTTCTACGGCAGCGGTGTACGGAGAGCCGGATATCAGTGAAATCGGAAGCGGAATAAAAGAAGATTTTCCTGCAAATCCTATAAATCCTTATGGTCAGAGCAAACTGTTCAGTGAAAAAATAATTCAGGATACGGCAAAAGCAAATTCTCAATTTAAATATGTGATTTTCAGATATTTTAATGTTGCTGGTGCAGCGCCGGATCTCAGTATAGGACAAAAAACGAAAAACGCAACGCATCTGATTAAAGTTGCAAGTGAATGTGCTGTAGGGAAAAGAGACGGAATGTATATATTCGGTACGGATTATCCTACGCCTGACGGAACGTGTATAAGGGATTACATCCATGTAATGGATCTGGCGGATGCACATATTAAAGCGGTTGATTATCTTGATGAGAATGAAAGTGATGTTTTTAATATCGGATACGGAAAAGGCGCAAGCGTTAAAGAAGTAATAGATACAGTTAAAAAAGTAAGCGGTGTCGATTTTAAAGTTGAAACAGCACCAAGAAGAGCAGGTGATCCTGCTATGCTTATAGCGGACAGTTCGAAAATAAAAGAAAAAATGAAATGGCAGCCAAAATACGATGATTTGGAAACTATATGCAAAACGGCATATGAGTGGGAGAAGAAACTAATTTGA
- a CDS encoding NAD-dependent epimerase codes for MKILITGTAGFIGFHLAKRLIERGDEVIGLDNINDYYDVNLKYGRLEETGIKREEIEYNKLITSNKYTNYRFIKLNLEDKAGIDKLFKEEKFDKVCHLAAQAGVRYSLENPDAYIQSNIVGHMNILEAVRHNDVKALSYASSSSVYGLNKKQPFSTDDNVDHPISLYAATKKADELMSHTYSYLYNIPTTGLRFFTVYGPWGRPDMALFKFVKNILEDKPIDVYNYGEMQRDFTYIDDIIEGVVRVIDNPPKSNPEWDGRASESIAPYKVYNIGNGSPVKLMDFIEAIEESLGKEAKKNLLPMQPGDVPSTWADTTDLEKDLGYKPYTDVKEGIKNFVEWYKGFYKI; via the coding sequence ATGAAAATTCTCATCACAGGAACAGCAGGATTTATAGGCTTTCATTTGGCAAAAAGACTAATTGAAAGAGGTGATGAAGTAATCGGACTTGATAATATCAACGACTATTACGACGTAAACCTCAAATACGGCAGACTGGAAGAGACAGGAATAAAAAGAGAAGAAATAGAATACAATAAACTAATAACCAGTAATAAATACACCAATTACAGATTTATAAAACTAAATCTTGAAGATAAGGCCGGTATAGATAAACTTTTTAAAGAAGAAAAGTTCGATAAAGTATGTCATCTTGCCGCTCAGGCAGGAGTCAGATATTCACTTGAAAATCCTGACGCATATATACAAAGCAATATAGTAGGGCATATGAATATCTTAGAAGCCGTAAGGCATAATGATGTAAAAGCGTTAAGCTACGCAAGTTCTTCAAGTGTATATGGACTTAATAAAAAGCAGCCGTTTTCAACTGATGACAATGTAGACCATCCGATAAGCCTTTATGCGGCAACAAAAAAAGCGGATGAGCTTATGAGCCATACATATTCGTATCTTTATAATATTCCGACTACAGGGCTTAGATTTTTTACAGTTTACGGACCTTGGGGAAGACCAGATATGGCATTGTTTAAGTTTGTAAAAAACATACTTGAAGATAAACCGATTGATGTATATAACTATGGAGAAATGCAAAGAGACTTTACTTATATTGACGATATTATCGAAGGTGTGGTAAGAGTGATTGATAATCCTCCTAAATCAAACCCTGAGTGGGACGGAAGAGCCAGTGAGAGTATAGCTCCTTATAAGGTTTATAATATCGGAAACGGAAGCCCTGTTAAACTTATGGATTTTATAGAAGCGATAGAAGAATCTCTCGGGAAAGAAGCTAAAAAGAACCTTCTTCCGATGCAGCCCGGTGACGTACCGAGCACTTGGGCGGATACTACCGACCTTGAAAAAGATCTTGGTTATAAACCTTATACCGATGTGAAAGAAGGTATTAAAAATTTTGTTGAATGGTATAAGGGATTTTATA
- a CDS encoding adenylosuccinate synthase: protein MLMVDLIVGLQWGDEGKGKIVDLVAKNYDIVIRSQGGHNAGHTVVVDGKKYALHLLPSGVLNPNATNVIGNGVVVYPKQLIKEIRSFEHNIKEKLLISDKAHMILDHHIAIDQAREKLRGKNAIGTTGRGIGPAYADKIARVGVRMGELRNIPKLIEKLVHYYEMNKGYFDYLGIEIPSISKLEEELKEYKQELGSLITNTTQYLWDNMDKNMLLEGAQATLLDIDHGTYPYVTSSNTIASGALTGSGIAPKNLNKVIGIAKAYATRVGNGPFPTEDDGKAGDKIREQGGEYGTTTGRPRRCGWFDVVAARYAVTLNGCDEVAVMKLDVLDGFDKVKVCVGYEIDGEKIDYFPSELDDVKPVYVELDGWDGSVHVTKWEDLPKNAQKYIEFIEEKIGTKIKYVSTGAERNATVIR, encoded by the coding sequence ATATTAATGGTTGATTTGATAGTCGGACTTCAATGGGGAGATGAAGGAAAAGGGAAAATTGTTGATTTGGTGGCAAAAAACTATGATATAGTAATCAGAAGCCAGGGTGGACACAACGCCGGCCATACCGTGGTGGTGGACGGTAAAAAATATGCACTTCACCTTCTTCCGAGCGGTGTGCTCAATCCAAACGCCACAAACGTAATCGGAAACGGGGTTGTTGTATATCCTAAACAGCTTATTAAAGAAATCAGAAGTTTTGAACACAATATAAAAGAAAAACTTTTAATTTCTGACAAAGCTCATATGATACTCGACCATCATATTGCAATAGATCAGGCAAGAGAAAAATTAAGAGGCAAAAACGCAATAGGAACAACAGGAAGAGGTATCGGTCCCGCGTATGCCGATAAGATTGCAAGAGTCGGCGTAAGAATGGGAGAGCTTAGAAACATTCCTAAACTTATTGAAAAACTTGTACATTATTATGAAATGAATAAAGGGTATTTTGATTATCTGGGAATAGAAATTCCAAGTATTTCCAAACTTGAAGAAGAGCTTAAAGAATATAAGCAAGAATTAGGGAGTTTAATTACAAACACTACCCAGTATCTTTGGGACAATATGGATAAAAACATGCTTCTTGAAGGTGCTCAGGCTACGCTTCTTGATATAGACCACGGAACATATCCTTATGTTACAAGCTCGAATACAATCGCAAGCGGGGCGCTTACAGGCAGTGGGATAGCACCTAAAAACCTGAATAAAGTAATAGGAATAGCAAAAGCATACGCTACAAGAGTCGGAAACGGACCTTTCCCTACGGAAGATGATGGTAAAGCAGGCGATAAAATAAGAGAGCAGGGCGGAGAGTACGGTACAACTACAGGAAGACCTCGAAGATGCGGATGGTTTGACGTGGTTGCTGCAAGATATGCGGTAACTCTTAACGGATGTGACGAGGTTGCTGTTATGAAGCTTGACGTGTTAGACGGATTTGATAAAGTGAAAGTGTGCGTAGGGTATGAAATTGACGGAGAAAAAATAGACTATTTCCCAAGTGAGCTTGACGATGTAAAACCTGTATACGTTGAGCTTGACGGATGGGACGGCAGTGTACACGTGACTAAATGGGAAGATTTACCGAAAAATGCGCAAAAATATATTGAATTTATAGAAGAAAAAATAGGAACCAAAATCAAATACGTCTCAACCGGAGCGGAAAGAAACGCAACGGTAATTAGATGA
- a CDS encoding ComEA family DNA-binding protein: MKKFLILFLFVISLFAKININTATMQELHSLKGIGHTKALAIMEYRKKHPFQKIEDIMKVKGIGVKTFEKIKDEIEVK; encoded by the coding sequence ATGAAAAAGTTTTTAATTTTGTTTTTATTTGTAATAAGTTTATTTGCAAAAATCAATATCAATACGGCAACAATGCAAGAATTACACTCTTTAAAAGGTATAGGTCATACAAAAGCCTTAGCTATTATGGAATACCGTAAAAAACATCCGTTTCAAAAAATAGAAGACATTATGAAAGTAAAAGGCATAGGCGTTAAAACATTTGAAAAAATAAAAGATGAGATAGAAGTTAAATGA